In the Oxyura jamaicensis isolate SHBP4307 breed ruddy duck unplaced genomic scaffold, BPBGC_Ojam_1.0 oxyUn_random_OJ69331, whole genome shotgun sequence genome, ccatccccacacccggtgtccccatgtccccatcccagtgcccccacatccccatcccggtgtccccacatccccgtcccggtgtccccacgtccccgtcccagtgtccccatccccacacccggtgtccccacatccccgtcccggtgtccccacgtccccctcccggtgtccccctccccacacccGGTGTCCCCACACCcggtgtccccacgtccccacgcCCGGTGTCCCCGTGCCGCAGGGGACCCGGCGGCGGCCGTGCGCCTCTCGACGCGGCTGCTGGCGCTGGGGGGGGACGTGACGCTGCGCAGCCGCTGGACCCACATGAACGCCCTGCACTACGCCGCCTACTTCGACGTCCCCGAGCTCATCCGCACCCTGCTgcgcgccgccgccccccgaGGTGCGGGGACAGGATGGGGGGGCCCGGTCCCCTGGGGAAGGACACTGGGGTCCCCGGGGGGAAGgacggggggcggggggggggggggcggtctCCTGGCCATAGGACAGTGGGGTCTGCGGGGGAAGGATGTTGGGGTCCCTGGGGTGT is a window encoding:
- the LOC118159281 gene encoding CAP-Gly domain-containing linker protein 3-like — translated: MTLLHYACKAGAHGVGDPAAAVRLSTRLLALGGDVTLRSRWTHMNALHYAAYFDVPELIRTLLRAAAPRGAGTGWGGPVPWGRTLGSPGGRTGGGGGGGGLLAIGQWGLRGKDVGVPGV